One Aphelocoma coerulescens isolate FSJ_1873_10779 chromosome 8, UR_Acoe_1.0, whole genome shotgun sequence genomic region harbors:
- the TSPAN1 gene encoding tetraspanin-1, with protein MGCFTFIKVMMILFNLAIFLSGGTLLGVGIWVKVDGESFLKIFGALSSSVLQVVNVSYLLIVIGAILLVIGFLGCYGAQKESKCLLIMFFSLVLIIFIAEVAAAVVALVFTGLAETLLTGLVTPLLKEKYGMNDTFTHIWNATMKEVHCCGLNNYTDFNNSYFYETYGSYPRQCCDMLEPCNVTLAAEKDVEGCFKQILEEIKTNAGVAGGVAAGIAALEIAAMAVSMYLYCRLDEK; from the exons cTCAGTGGCGGGACCCTCCTGGGAGTTGGCATCTGGGTCAAAGTGGATGGAGAATCATTCCTGAAAATATTTGGGGCGCTctcctctagcgtcctgcaggTTGTGAATGTGAGCTACCTTCTCATCGTCATTGGTGCCATCCTGCTGGTGATCGGCTTCCTTGGGTGCTACGGTGCCCAGAAGGAGAGCAAATGTCTCCTGATAATG TTCTTCTCATTGGTGCTGATCATCTTCATTGCTGAAGTTGCTGCTGCCGTGGTGGCTCTGGTCTTCACAGGTCTT GCAGAGACGTTGCTGACAGGTCTGGTGACCCCTCTCCTGAAGGAGAAGTATGGGATGAACGACACATTCACGCACATCTGGAATGCCACCATGAAAGAG GTTCACTGCTGTGGCCTGAATAACTACACAGACTTCAACAACTCCTACTTCTACGAGACCTACGGCAGCTaccccaggcagtgctgtgACATGCTGGAGCCCTGCAACGTCACGCTGGCCGCAGAAAAGGACGTCGAG ggctgtttcaAACAGATCTTGGAAGAAATCAAGACCAACGCAGGCGTGGCGGGCGGCGTGGCAGCCGGCATCGCTGCCTTGGAG ATCGCGGCCATGGCAGTTTCCATGTACCTGTACTGTCGGCTGGATGAGAAGTGA